One Halanaerobium hydrogeniformans genomic window, CAATAGCACCAATTGGAGATATTGTAACAGAAGTAACAACTATTGCTAAAAAAGATTTAAAAGCCGGAGAAGAAATAGATGGTATTGGTGGATTTGCAGTATATGGCTCTGTTGATAAAGCAGAAGTAGCAAGAGAAAAAAATCTTCTTCCCCTAGGACTTAGTGAAGGCGCTACTTTAAAAGAAGATGTTAAACAGGGAGAAAAGCTTACCCTTGACATGGTAGACTTAAATAAAGATTCAGTTATCTATGAACTCTGGAAATTACAAAAAAGAGTTTTTAACTAAAAAAAATCTGCTTCTGTGATATAGCAAAATATACTTTGATAAGTTTAGAAAAACGCCTGCCTTGTGGCAGGCTTTTTTCTAATTTTCATTTAAAACTTCAATAAATTTTTTAACTAATTCTGGATCAAATTGACTACCTGCACATCTTTTCAGTTCAGCAACAGCCTCTTCTTTTGAAATATTTTTTTTCTTATAAGTATCAGCGGAGGTCATAACCTCATAAGCTTCTGCAATGGCAACTATCCTTGCAGCTAATGGAATTTCCTTTTCTTTTAAACCTTTAGGATAACCTGTACCATCCCAGCGCTCATGATGAGCAAGTACACATTGAGCAATATCAATTGTATCGGAAAAATAATTTAAGATCCTATAACTTGTTAGAGCATGCAATTTTATTTCATCATATTCTTTAGGGGTTAAAGCAGATTTTTTATTAAGGATTTCTTCATCAACAGCAACCTTGCCTATATCATGATAAAGAGCTGCATTAGTGATTTTTTTGCATTCTGATTCTTTTAAATCTAATTTATTTGCTAGTCTAGCAGCTAATTCAGCAGTTCTATTAGCATGCTTTTCTTCTCTGCTGCTCTTCTCATCTAAAATATTGGTGATATTTTCAATATGTTTAATATCATTATCTGTTCGACTAACAGTTTTGCTGGAATACATTTCAGTTTCAGCCTCATCTATAAGCTTAATTATATCTTCTTCAGAAGCTATTTTGGTACTAACACCCATTGCAATACCAGAAGATAATGCAGTAGAATTTTTTTTGCTAAAACTTTCTTTAATTCTCCTTACAACTTTTTCTGCATCTTTTCTGCTAGTTTGAGGAAGCAGGATTATAAATTCATCCCCACCCCAACGAGCTATTATATCATCTTCACGGCAGGATTCTTTAAAAGCTTCAGTTGCTTTAAAAAGTAGTTTATCTCCAGCATTATGGCCAAAAATATCGTTGGTAAGCTTTAAACCATTTAAATCTCCAATAATTATGGACATCGGTAAATTCCTATCTACATTCAGCCTTTTTAATTCTTCCTCAAAAAATCGCCTATTATATAAACCGGTCATTGGATCATGATAACTTAAATATTCTATTTTTTCTTTCTGTTCTCTACTTGCAGTTTCATCCCTGAAAACTACAACAACACCCCGAACCTGATCATTTTCATCTTTTATAGGAGCGGCTGTATCATCAATAAAATATTTACTATCATCTTTTGCTACTAAAATTGCTCCATCTTCTAATTCCTGTGTTTCTTCAGTTTCAAAGGCTAGTTCTACTGGATTAACAAGATCTTTTTCCTCATCTGCACTGCTTAAATTTAATACTGAACGATAATCCCTACCTTCTGCTTCAGTTTTATTCCAGCCTGTTAATTCTTCAGCAACTTCATTTATCATTTCGACTTGTCTCTGGTTATTGACTATCATTACAGCATCACCAATTGAGAGTAGTGTCTGCAGATATTTATTTCTTTCAATAGATAGTTTTTGTCTATTTTTATATTCTTCAGTAATATCTCTTATATATGCTCCAACACCATAAGTTCCATCTAATAACTTAACAGGAAATTTAGTTGAATTATAAACTTTATTTTGCCATCTTACTTCTTGGCTGATTAATTCTCCTTTTTCCTTTACTCTATTATCGGTTTTTCTGACAAACTCAGCAAATCCTGGTTCAGAAAGCTGATAATCATCAATCCCTATAATTTCGTCTTTATCTTTACCATAAAATTCTGCTACCCTGTCATTCACAAAAACATAATTTAAGTTTTGGTCTTTTAAATAAACTAAACTGTCATCAGCATCAATAAAAGTCTGCCTTAATTTGTTTAACCTTTCAATCTCTTTATTTCTTTTTTTGGCTGCCTGATAGTTCTTATAATATAAAAATGAGGCTATAAATAAAATTAAAATTATTATAATTAAAGTTATATAAAAATAATTACTAATCTGCCTATTTCGTTCAGCTAGCTCTACTCTTGGAGTCACATCATGTATTATTGAAAGAAGTATTTCCCTGCCTTCAAACATCTGGGGATAAGAATATACCTCAACATGCCTTATTTCTCCACTTTCTAGCCGGTGTTCAAACTGAAAAAAATTTCTTTCCTCTCGAACCGCAGCTGCCATCTCTTCTGCAGTTTCCTCGGGGCTTAATACATTAATCTCTGCGATATTGATTTCTGTAAGCTCTTCTTTGCTATAACCATAAAATTCTGCTGCAGCATCATTAGCATAAATAATTTCTCCACTTTCTTGATCAATAAACAACATTGGAGATCCATGACCATCAAAAATGTTTATAACATTATCTCTAACTTCTGGTGTCTCTGCACCAGCAGAAAAAGTAACTATTAAAATAAGAACTAAAACCAGCAAAAACTTTTTCACAGTCAAGACCTCCCCTTGTTTTAAGATTTTCTTAAAAAACTAAACAATCTTACCATTATAAAATAATTCTAAATTGAGAACAATAATCAATTTTAAGAAATTATGTTATTTTTTCTTCTTTTTATAAATTAAAACTGCTAACAAAAACACTAAGATCATACTTAGGATAATTACTATGAACTCAAAATAAGATCGAGTATCTATTTGATTGATTCGTAAACTTGTATCTCGATAATATTCAGGAATTTTCCCATTATCTTCTGCAAAAGAGGCAGCATAATTGACCACAGTATCCCAGACTTTAAGCTCTCTATTTTGATAAGTTAATGTTAAATCTTCCATGTCTTCTAATGAAACAGGACTACCATCCTCTTTTTTTGGTTGAAATTCTATATGAGGTAATAATTCTTCAACTAAAGGTAGAAAAGAAAAAACATAGGCATCAGTTACAACGTGATAAAGTCTCTCTTCGTCTTTTTCTAAAAGCTCATAAGCTTCTCTGTCATTAATAGGCTGTATCCCGTTCCCTTTAAATATTTCAATATTTTTAACTGCTCTAGTTGTAGGAATTGGAATATCTAAAATTGGAAGTTGAAACAATACTGCATCATCAGGATTATAATCATAACGCAAACCAGAAAAATGCAAAAAATAATGGGGCTCCATTAATTTCTCTAATAAAACTGCTACTTCTAAAAGGTGTGCAATCTCTTTTCCGTTAAAATAAACAGAAATAATTGGATAACCGGGATAATCATCATATCCTTCACCCAGGGAAACTACATTTGCCAAATTATAAAAATTAACTCCTCTATTTTGATCAGGAATAATCGGCTGACGAATATTACCACTACCAATTACAGCTACATCTACTTTATTTCCGGTGTTCTGCTCAGTGATTATTCTCATCGCATCGGTAACAAAATTACCCAGAGGTGTTTCAGATCTTGGAGGCTGATTTACAATATTAAAATCGGAATAAGTAATTATCTCTTCAATATCCTGAAATTCATTTTCGGTCATTTGAGCTATAAACTCATTTAAATGAGTTGTGTATTCAGCAACTTTATTAGCAATTTCTTGATCTTCTTCAACTTCATCATCTAGAGGAAGTAAAAAATCATTATTTCTTTTCTGATTAACAATTTTTAGTTCTTGATCGTCAGGAAAATATGCTAAGTTTAACTGACCTAAATATTTTAAATAAGAATCAGCCTGAACAATAATAGTATTATTTTCGATTATCGGTTCAAATAGAGCAGTATGGCTATGTCCCCCAACTATTATATCAATACCCTCTACTTCCTGGGCCAGCTCACGATCCTCTGCTACTCCAGAATGAGTAATTGCGATTATTAAGTCTGCTCCTTTTTCTTTTAAGTCTACAATTTTGTTTCTAGCTGTCTGATGCTGATTTAGAAATTCCATATCACCTGGTTTTGCTATTACATCCACAGCATCTCTACCAATCAAACTAAAAAATCCAATTTTTAAACCGGCTTCTAATTCTATTATATGAGTGTCTTGATATAAATTATCTCTTTTTAATACATGGTCATCCGGAGCTTTAAGATTAGAAGCCAGAATCTTTGTCTGCTCATGAGCACCAGGATAACCAGCCTCTTTAAGATAATCGCCCAGAAGTTCAGGCCCATAATCAAATTCATGATTCCCAATAACAGCGATATCATATTTTAGTTCTTGCAATATTTTTAGTTCTGGTGCATAGCCCCTTATATTAAGCCAGGAAAATATAGAGCCACCTATAAAGTCTCCAGCATTTAAAAGCAATAGTTCTTCACCTTTTTCAGTTTTTCTTCTTCGAATCTCTTTAATTTGAGATGCCAAACGAGCAAAACCACCTGATTTAAAGTCAAAACCTTCCTCAAGAACAGAATCATTATAATTGCCACCTGCATAATGAGGAATTAAAGCTGAATGCTCATCATTTGTGTGTAAAATACTAAAGTTAATCTCTTCTCTTTGTTCAGCTTTAACCTCAACAATTAAAGCAAAGAGCAGAAAAACTGCTGTTAAAAAAATAACTTCAGCTAAGATCAAATATTTATAATCACTTTTTGTTCTCACCACTGTTAAATCAGAGCTCCTTTTGCATTTTTTAACACCAAGAACTTTTCTATTTAGCTTAGCTTATATTAATAGATTAAAATTAAAACAGTATTCTTAAAATATTAGCTCCTGCAACAGTAGTTCCGATTACACTCCCTAAATTAGCTAAAATAACAATCAGAAGTATTTTTGTTACTTTATTTGTCCAGAGAGTTTTTAAGGTAATACCTTCAGAAAGGCTTTGAAAATCTTTGACCTGCGGCTTTCTTAAATAAGCTTCCATTAATCCAGCAAACCATCCGGCCGCTAGGGCTGGATTTAATGAACTAAGCGGTGCAACCAAAAAAGCTGTTAAAATCGTAATTATGTGACCTCTGGCAATAATAACTCCCAGTGCAGAAAGGCTGCCATTCCAGATTATCCAGGTTTTAGAAACCTCAATCCCTGTCTGCACATTGCTAAAAAAAGAATAAATTATTAATAAAATGAAAAACAGAGGTATCCCCCAGGAAAATATTTTTGTCCACTTTACTTCTGGAGGTATCTCATTAAGTTTGTTTAGATTCTGTTGATTATAAAGTTCTTTTTTAACACCTGGAAGGTGGGCAGCTCCAAGAACAGCAACCACTTTTTTACCAGGTGCATTTTTTATTTTATGAGATAAATATTGATCTCTTTCATCAAGTAAATAGCGTTTGATTCCAGGAAAATTTTCTCCCATTTCAGCAAGAATAATATTCAAAGAATCATTAGATTTTAAAGCTTCCAGATCGTCTTCACTGATCTCTTCATCAACAAAAAGCATAGTAATAATCTGAAAAACTAATTTCATTTTTTCAAAAAGCCCTAAACCTCTCCAGACTCTTTTAAACGTTATTTGAATATTTCTATCAGCAAGAACCAGTTCTGATTCAGTTTCTTGAGCAGATTCTATTGCCTGCATCATTTCCTGACCTGCTTTAATCCCTAACTTTTCTGCCATTCTACTTTGAAAAGAACTAATTATCAAATTCACCAAAAGTAATAAAGATTTTTTTTCTTTAATAACCTGAAATATATCCATTTCACTCCATTTATCCTCTTTGTCAATAGAATTAAATCTCTGCTTATCTAATTCTACACAAACACTATCAGGTTTTTCTTCCTCAATTACTTCTTTAACCTGTTCTGCACTTCTTTTTGAAATATGGGCTGTTGGAATTAAAATTATTTCTTTATCATCTAACATTATCCGTTCAACATTATTATCATTCACAAAAAGCAGCTCCTTCTATTTTTTATAAAATATATGATTTTTTATCGTATAAATTATTATATCATAAATAAAGGATTTATTAATTCTAAATAGCAAATAATATTAATTTTTTATAAAAAATTGCTTGTAAAAAAAATTAACGACCTGAACTCTATAAAATTAAGAGCTCAAGCCGCTTAGATAATTTACTGTTCTATGATTTTTTAAAAAATTTATTATAGATTAGATATCTTCCTGCATTTGTTTAAAGCTTACAGCATCACAAGGATCAGCAAACAATTTTTTAAGTTCATCATCTACTTTTGTTAATGTTATTGAATAACCTGCCATCTCCTGTGAAGTAAAGAATTCACCAATGTAATTTTTAGCTATATCAATACCTTCTTCTTCTAACATATTATATACCTTACGATAAGAAATATACATTTCTAGAGGGGAAGTAGCTCCTAAACCATTAATTAATACTACTACTTCATCACCTTCTTGATAAGGTAAGTCTTCTAAAACTATGTTAAGCAATTCTTCAGTAATCTCATCATTGGTTGTCATCTCAGCTTTTCTTATTCCTGGTTCACCGTGATGGCCAACTCCGATTTCCATTTCTCCTTCATCAAGTTCAAAACTTGGTTCTCCATTTGTTGGCATTATACAGGGCTTGTGTGCAACTCCCATACTTCTAGTATTATATAAAGCTTGATCAGCAATCTCTTTCATCTCAGATAGTGAGTAACCTCTTTCGGCCATGGCACCAGCTAATTTCCAGATAATAACTTCACCAGCCACTCCTCTTCTGTTTTCCATTTTATCCTTTGGTGCAGAAGCAACATCATCATTAATTATAACAGTATCAACCTCTATACCATCTTCTTCAGCCATTTCTGCTGCCATTTCAAAATTCATTATATCACCGGTAAAGTTACCAATACAGCATAAAACACCTTTGCCACCATCAGCAGCTTTGATTGCTTCATAAATATGATCTACAGATGGCGAAGAAAAGATATCTCCTACTGCAACTGAATCTAAGCAGCCTTCACCAATATAACCCATAAAAGCTGGCAAGTGACCGGAACCTCCACCAGAAACAACACCAACCTTACCATCAATAGGCGCCTCTTTTCTAGCTACAGCTCTTTTAGAAACCTGCTTGATTTTCTTTTGATGTGATTTCACAAAACCATCGATCATTTCTTCAATCAAATCATCTGGATCATTTAAATACTTTTCATAATTAGGATTAGGCATTTTAATTTTCCCCCTTTAATATTAATGTTAATTTATTTGGCTTTTGAAAAATAAAAGCCTTTTAAAAATAAAATCATCAAAGACAATTAAAGTTTAAGTCAGAATATTTTATTAATTCTCAACAAAAAAACTTACTTTTTATTTCAATTAAATAATAACATAGAAAAACAACAAAAGCAAGAATGATTTGTTGCTTATCTTTATTTTTTTTTATTTATTTTTATTTTTTATATTAAATTATTAGTTATTTTTTTATTTATTCTTATTTAATGTTTTTTAAATATTTGCAACTGCTTTAGATAAATCACTTTTCAATTTGCAGGAAAGTAATAAT contains:
- a CDS encoding HD domain-containing phosphohydrolase, with product MKKFLLVLVLILIVTFSAGAETPEVRDNVINIFDGHGSPMLFIDQESGEIIYANDAAAEFYGYSKEELTEINIAEINVLSPEETAEEMAAAVREERNFFQFEHRLESGEIRHVEVYSYPQMFEGREILLSIIHDVTPRVELAERNRQISNYFYITLIIIILILFIASFLYYKNYQAAKKRNKEIERLNKLRQTFIDADDSLVYLKDQNLNYVFVNDRVAEFYGKDKDEIIGIDDYQLSEPGFAEFVRKTDNRVKEKGELISQEVRWQNKVYNSTKFPVKLLDGTYGVGAYIRDITEEYKNRQKLSIERNKYLQTLLSIGDAVMIVNNQRQVEMINEVAEELTGWNKTEAEGRDYRSVLNLSSADEEKDLVNPVELAFETEETQELEDGAILVAKDDSKYFIDDTAAPIKDENDQVRGVVVVFRDETASREQKEKIEYLSYHDPMTGLYNRRFFEEELKRLNVDRNLPMSIIIGDLNGLKLTNDIFGHNAGDKLLFKATEAFKESCREDDIIARWGGDEFIILLPQTSRKDAEKVVRRIKESFSKKNSTALSSGIAMGVSTKIASEEDIIKLIDEAETEMYSSKTVSRTDNDIKHIENITNILDEKSSREEKHANRTAELAARLANKLDLKESECKKITNAALYHDIGKVAVDEEILNKKSALTPKEYDEIKLHALTSYRILNYFSDTIDIAQCVLAHHERWDGTGYPKGLKEKEIPLAARIVAIAEAYEVMTSADTYKKKNISKEEAVAELKRCAGSQFDPELVKKFIEVLNEN
- a CDS encoding bifunctional metallophosphatase/5'-nucleotidase produces the protein MVRTKSDYKYLILAEVIFLTAVFLLFALIVEVKAEQREEINFSILHTNDEHSALIPHYAGGNYNDSVLEEGFDFKSGGFARLASQIKEIRRRKTEKGEELLLLNAGDFIGGSIFSWLNIRGYAPELKILQELKYDIAVIGNHEFDYGPELLGDYLKEAGYPGAHEQTKILASNLKAPDDHVLKRDNLYQDTHIIELEAGLKIGFFSLIGRDAVDVIAKPGDMEFLNQHQTARNKIVDLKEKGADLIIAITHSGVAEDRELAQEVEGIDIIVGGHSHTALFEPIIENNTIIVQADSYLKYLGQLNLAYFPDDQELKIVNQKRNNDFLLPLDDEVEEDQEIANKVAEYTTHLNEFIAQMTENEFQDIEEIITYSDFNIVNQPPRSETPLGNFVTDAMRIITEQNTGNKVDVAVIGSGNIRQPIIPDQNRGVNFYNLANVVSLGEGYDDYPGYPIISVYFNGKEIAHLLEVAVLLEKLMEPHYFLHFSGLRYDYNPDDAVLFQLPILDIPIPTTRAVKNIEIFKGNGIQPINDREAYELLEKDEERLYHVVTDAYVFSFLPLVEELLPHIEFQPKKEDGSPVSLEDMEDLTLTYQNRELKVWDTVVNYAASFAEDNGKIPEYYRDTSLRINQIDTRSYFEFIVIILSMILVFLLAVLIYKKKKK
- a CDS encoding TraB/GumN family protein; protein product: MNDNNVERIMLDDKEIILIPTAHISKRSAEQVKEVIEEEKPDSVCVELDKQRFNSIDKEDKWSEMDIFQVIKEKKSLLLLVNLIISSFQSRMAEKLGIKAGQEMMQAIESAQETESELVLADRNIQITFKRVWRGLGLFEKMKLVFQIITMLFVDEEISEDDLEALKSNDSLNIILAEMGENFPGIKRYLLDERDQYLSHKIKNAPGKKVVAVLGAAHLPGVKKELYNQQNLNKLNEIPPEVKWTKIFSWGIPLFFILLIIYSFFSNVQTGIEVSKTWIIWNGSLSALGVIIARGHIITILTAFLVAPLSSLNPALAAGWFAGLMEAYLRKPQVKDFQSLSEGITLKTLWTNKVTKILLIVILANLGSVIGTTVAGANILRILF
- a CDS encoding dihydroxyacetone kinase subunit DhaK, whose translation is MPNPNYEKYLNDPDDLIEEMIDGFVKSHQKKIKQVSKRAVARKEAPIDGKVGVVSGGGSGHLPAFMGYIGEGCLDSVAVGDIFSSPSVDHIYEAIKAADGGKGVLCCIGNFTGDIMNFEMAAEMAEEDGIEVDTVIINDDVASAPKDKMENRRGVAGEVIIWKLAGAMAERGYSLSEMKEIADQALYNTRSMGVAHKPCIMPTNGEPSFELDEGEMEIGVGHHGEPGIRKAEMTTNDEITEELLNIVLEDLPYQEGDEVVVLINGLGATSPLEMYISYRKVYNMLEEEGIDIAKNYIGEFFTSQEMAGYSITLTKVDDELKKLFADPCDAVSFKQMQEDI